One Pectinophora gossypiella chromosome 9, ilPecGoss1.1, whole genome shotgun sequence genomic region harbors:
- the LOC126369442 gene encoding uncharacterized protein LOC126369442, which translates to MNYYSFAIVFILLQLNSFLEAKPSGSTIKMHPRCDKQTYCMDKPDDYPQAEFEAILSNLNIKVVNDKEIGKRIGPSLLCDSQDSINPIYQIVDVDGNVRYVAQIDNVFMQKYTVRKCRNPEVNPLSLSGSLDLSKLTCKDIIVAPSFLVLSDDRQKLEVVSIKQGIPMGCTCIMQE; encoded by the exons ATGAATTATTACAGCTTTGCTATTGTTTTT ATACTTCTTCAGCTGAATTCATTCCTAGAAGCTAAACCCAGCGGCAGTACAA TTAAAATGCATCCTAGATGTGACAAACAAACCTACTGCATGGACAAACCCGATGACTACCCACAGGCAGAGTTCGAGGCGATTTTATCCAACTTG AATATAAAAGTCGTGAACGACAAAGAAATTGGAAAACGAATTGGACCGTCCCTATTATGTGACTCTCAGGATTCG ATCAACCCAATCTACCAAATAGTTGATGTGGACGGCAATGTACGTTATGTAGCGCAAATTGACAACGTCTTCATGCAAAAATATACCGTCCGCAAATGCAG AAACCCTGAAGTAAATCCATTATCATTGAGCGGGAGCTTGGACTTGTCCAAGCTGACCTGCAAGGACATTATCGTGGCTCCCAGCTTCCTGGTCCTGTCTGATGACCGGCAGAAACTTGAAGTGGTCTCCATAAAACAGGGCATCCCCATGGGTTGTACCTGCATAATGCAGGAGTGA